The following are encoded in a window of Bradyrhizobium guangdongense genomic DNA:
- a CDS encoding peroxiredoxin, translating into MTLPIGATAPDFEAETTEGKIKFHDWIGNSWALLFSHPKDFTPVCTTELGALAKLKPEFDKRGVKLMGLSVDPVDRHAKWSEDIKETQGAAPNYPMIGDTDYNVSKLYGMLPAAVSGDPLVRTAADNQTVRNVFIIGPDKKIKLVLVYPMTTGRNFQEILRVIDSLQLTAKHRVATPSDWKPGEDVIIAGSVSNDEAKTIYPQGWKEPKPYIRIVPQPK; encoded by the coding sequence ATGACACTTCCGATCGGCGCCACCGCCCCCGACTTCGAAGCCGAAACCACTGAAGGGAAGATCAAGTTCCATGACTGGATCGGCAACAGCTGGGCTCTCCTGTTTTCGCACCCGAAAGACTTCACGCCGGTTTGCACGACCGAGCTCGGCGCTCTCGCCAAGTTGAAGCCGGAGTTCGACAAGCGCGGCGTCAAGCTGATGGGCCTCTCTGTCGATCCGGTCGACCGTCATGCCAAATGGTCCGAAGACATCAAGGAGACGCAGGGCGCGGCCCCGAACTACCCGATGATCGGCGACACCGATTACAACGTCTCGAAGTTGTACGGCATGCTGCCGGCCGCGGTTTCAGGTGATCCCCTCGTTCGCACGGCCGCGGACAACCAGACCGTCCGCAACGTGTTCATCATCGGGCCGGACAAGAAGATCAAGCTGGTGCTGGTCTATCCGATGACCACGGGGCGGAACTTCCAGGAAATCCTGCGCGTCATCGACTCGCTCCAGCTCACGGCCAAGCATCGCGTCGCGACGCCTTCCGACTGGAAGCCGGGTGAGGACGTCATCATCGCGGGCTCGGTTTCCAATGACGAGGCCAAGACGATCTACCCGCAGGGCTGGAAAGAGCCGAAGCCCTATATTCGGATCGTACCACAGCCGAAATAG
- a CDS encoding methyl-accepting chemotaxis protein has product MTKLLTTKLVPQIRLGTKAVLCAVLLIGMNTALVVGAGYWSLTSAFNERALRDIEVNLRTLALAFAEIVPDARITMRDGTVARAEIAKMPDFRDHAIVDRVTSYVGGSATLFVFDDASGQFVRRSTNLKKENGDRAVGTQLAADHPAQAVLRRGEAYKGPATLFGKSFMTAYFPIADAAGKVVGILYVGIPMAQYESMLTQAMSSMAVAAGVAALLVLVLTMLVVRRVTRPLTSVTHSLTALANGESDVAIDCEDRADEIGEIARTVAVFKSNSLERARLRSEQAAATAAAVEQRKADLRNFVDEFRGSVGVILDKVLHSSGEFERVARQLTDTARSTADLSAKSAGASEQASDHVRSAAAASEELSQSISEITRRVQESNAISAEAVQQAEATDQRIAQLSEAGARIGDVVKLITSIAEQTNLLALNATIEAARAGDAGRGFAVVAQEVKTLAGQTAKATDEISNQIESMQLATEESVAAIKAISQTIERISGIASSISAAVEQQRTATHNIAASVRAAASGTSDVVVNVRQAAEGAGETGETSSRMFASAQALSGESLHLKAEVDSFLDRVQAA; this is encoded by the coding sequence ATGACCAAACTATTAACGACGAAATTGGTGCCGCAGATCAGGCTGGGGACCAAGGCCGTCCTCTGCGCGGTCCTGCTGATTGGGATGAACACTGCCCTGGTGGTCGGCGCCGGCTATTGGTCGCTCACCTCGGCTTTCAACGAGCGCGCGCTACGCGACATCGAGGTCAATCTGCGCACGCTGGCGTTGGCCTTCGCCGAGATCGTTCCTGACGCCAGGATCACGATGCGGGATGGCACGGTGGCTCGCGCCGAGATCGCCAAGATGCCGGATTTCAGGGATCACGCCATCGTCGACCGCGTGACGTCCTATGTCGGAGGCAGCGCGACCCTGTTCGTGTTCGACGATGCGAGCGGACAGTTTGTCCGCCGCTCGACCAACCTCAAGAAAGAAAACGGCGACCGCGCCGTCGGCACCCAGCTTGCCGCCGACCATCCGGCCCAAGCCGTGCTGCGGCGCGGCGAAGCTTACAAGGGCCCGGCGACGCTGTTCGGCAAGTCCTTCATGACCGCCTATTTCCCGATCGCCGATGCCGCCGGCAAGGTCGTGGGCATCCTCTATGTCGGCATTCCGATGGCGCAGTATGAGAGCATGCTGACCCAGGCGATGTCGAGCATGGCGGTCGCGGCCGGCGTCGCCGCGTTGCTGGTCCTGGTGCTCACCATGCTGGTCGTCCGCCGCGTTACCCGGCCGCTCACCTCGGTCACACATTCGTTGACGGCACTTGCCAACGGCGAGAGCGACGTCGCGATCGACTGCGAGGACCGCGCCGACGAGATTGGCGAGATCGCCCGCACGGTGGCGGTATTCAAGAGCAATTCGCTGGAGCGGGCGCGCCTGCGCAGCGAGCAGGCCGCAGCTACGGCCGCAGCCGTCGAACAACGCAAAGCCGATTTGCGCAACTTCGTCGACGAGTTCCGCGGCAGCGTCGGCGTCATCCTCGACAAGGTGCTGCATTCCTCCGGCGAGTTCGAGCGCGTGGCGCGGCAACTGACCGATACCGCGCGCTCCACTGCCGACCTGTCGGCGAAATCGGCCGGTGCGTCCGAGCAGGCTTCCGACCACGTCCGTTCGGCGGCGGCAGCCTCCGAAGAGTTGTCGCAGTCGATCTCCGAGATCACCCGCCGCGTGCAGGAATCCAACGCGATCTCCGCCGAGGCGGTGCAGCAGGCGGAGGCCACCGACCAGCGCATCGCACAGCTGTCCGAAGCCGGCGCGCGCATCGGCGACGTCGTCAAGTTGATCACCTCGATCGCTGAGCAGACCAATTTGCTGGCGCTGAACGCCACCATCGAGGCCGCACGCGCCGGCGACGCAGGGCGCGGCTTCGCCGTCGTGGCCCAGGAGGTCAAGACGCTCGCCGGTCAGACCGCCAAGGCGACCGACGAGATATCGAACCAGATCGAGAGCATGCAGCTGGCCACCGAGGAATCGGTCGCCGCCATCAAAGCTATCAGCCAGACCATCGAGCGCATCAGCGGCATTGCGAGCTCGATCTCGGCTGCGGTCGAGCAGCAGCGGACAGCCACCCACAACATCGCGGCCAGCGTTCGTGCTGCGGCCTCCGGCACCTCCGACGTCGTCGTCAATGTCCGTCAGGCGGCCGAGGGCGCGGGCGAGACCGGCGAAACGTCGAGCCGGATGTTCGCCTCCGCCCAGGCGCTCTCAGGCGAGAGCCTGCACCTGAAGGCCGAGGTCGACAGCTTCCTCGACCGCGTGCAGGCGGCGTAG
- a CDS encoding alkaline phosphatase family protein → MRRSLVLLSAGLTVLSTGLFSDLASAENNTPRNLILFIPDGLRALKITPDTAPAMAEVRDKGVNFKNSHSLFPTFTMANGSAMSTGHYLGDTGVFSNTIWTNYTSVPAGDTVVPFIENDAMLGDIDEHFKGDYLNEETILKMARDKGLSTATIGKVGPAYQFDHTDHPDKPGQHSVVIDDSTGGKNGVALSDEMKDALTKAGLPLATPSRGDNAKAGDAKTPGTTVANVAQQAYFADVATKVVLPMFKARNKPFVLVFWSRDPDGTQHNQGDSLNQILPGINGPSTMASIKNVDNNLAQIRKALDELGLAANTNIMIQADHGFSTISKESKTSPSAKISYDDTPKDFLPMGFVALDLAKALDLPLFDPNDKNAKVEGNKHPKAGNGVLGKNPEKPDLVVATNGGSDLIYLPNKDKKLAVRTIKALMEQDYVSGLFVDDSLGRIPGTLPLSSINLRGKAATPTPAIVVNFRSYASECGEAPTNCSVQVADTVLRQGQGMHGSFSRGDTYNFMAAIGPDFKAGYVDELPVSNADVGMTAARLLGLHGAHNGGLVGRVMSEALPNGIVPKAFKTVEKSKPSENGLQTVLNLQRVGSQRYFDAAGFPGRTLGLEPEAGKQKTAGK, encoded by the coding sequence ATGCGACGTTCACTGGTGTTGCTGTCAGCCGGGCTGACAGTGCTGTCCACCGGACTTTTCAGCGACCTTGCCTCCGCCGAGAACAACACGCCCCGCAACCTGATCCTGTTCATTCCCGACGGGCTGCGCGCGCTGAAAATCACCCCCGACACCGCACCGGCCATGGCCGAGGTCCGCGACAAGGGCGTCAACTTCAAGAACTCGCATTCGCTGTTCCCGACTTTCACCATGGCCAATGGCTCGGCGATGTCGACCGGTCACTACCTCGGCGACACCGGCGTGTTCTCCAACACGATATGGACCAACTACACGTCGGTGCCCGCCGGAGACACCGTGGTCCCCTTCATCGAGAACGACGCCATGCTCGGTGACATCGACGAGCATTTCAAGGGCGACTATCTCAACGAAGAGACCATCTTGAAGATGGCCCGCGACAAGGGCCTGAGCACGGCGACGATCGGCAAGGTCGGCCCGGCCTATCAGTTCGACCACACCGATCATCCGGACAAGCCCGGCCAGCACTCGGTCGTGATCGACGATTCCACCGGCGGCAAGAATGGCGTGGCGCTCTCGGACGAGATGAAGGACGCGCTGACCAAGGCGGGCCTCCCCCTCGCGACGCCATCGCGCGGCGACAATGCCAAGGCGGGCGACGCCAAGACGCCCGGCACGACGGTCGCCAATGTGGCGCAGCAGGCCTATTTCGCCGACGTCGCCACCAAGGTGGTGCTGCCGATGTTCAAGGCGCGCAACAAGCCGTTCGTGCTGGTGTTCTGGTCGCGCGATCCCGACGGCACCCAGCATAACCAGGGCGACAGCCTCAACCAGATCCTGCCGGGCATCAACGGCCCGAGCACGATGGCGAGCATCAAGAACGTCGACAACAATCTCGCCCAGATCCGCAAGGCGCTGGACGAGCTCGGCCTCGCCGCCAACACCAACATCATGATCCAGGCGGACCACGGCTTCTCGACCATCTCCAAGGAAAGCAAGACCAGCCCGTCGGCCAAGATTAGCTATGACGACACGCCAAAGGACTTCCTGCCGATGGGGTTCGTCGCCCTCGATCTGGCCAAGGCGCTCGACCTGCCGCTGTTCGACCCCAACGACAAGAACGCGAAGGTCGAGGGTAACAAGCATCCGAAGGCCGGCAACGGCGTGCTCGGCAAGAATCCGGAGAAGCCCGACCTCGTCGTCGCCACCAACGGCGGTTCTGACCTGATCTACCTGCCAAACAAGGACAAGAAGCTGGCCGTCAGGACGATCAAGGCGCTGATGGAGCAGGACTACGTCTCGGGCCTGTTCGTCGACGACTCCCTCGGCCGCATTCCCGGCACCCTGCCGCTGTCGAGCATCAACCTGCGCGGCAAGGCGGCGACGCCGACCCCGGCGATCGTCGTGAACTTCCGCTCCTATGCCAGCGAATGCGGCGAGGCGCCGACCAACTGCTCGGTGCAGGTGGCCGACACCGTGCTGCGCCAGGGCCAGGGGATGCATGGCAGCTTCAGCCGCGGCGACACCTACAACTTCATGGCCGCGATCGGGCCGGACTTCAAAGCCGGCTATGTCGACGAACTGCCCGTCAGCAACGCCGACGTCGGCATGACCGCGGCCCGGCTTCTCGGTCTGCACGGCGCGCACAATGGCGGTCTGGTCGGCCGGGTGATGTCGGAGGCCCTGCCCAACGGCATCGTGCCGAAGGCGTTCAAGACGGTCGAGAAGTCGAAGCCGTCCGAGAACGGGCTGCAGACCGTGCTCAACCTGCAGCGCGTCGGCAGTCAGCGCTATTTCGACGCCGCCGGTTTCCCCGGCCGCACGCTGGGCCTCGAGCCGGAGGCCGGCAAACAAAAAACGGCGGGGAAATAA